The genomic window gggcggggggcgggcaaaatgttttgaatgtgaatgggaatgggaagtgcacagggaactgttgtgtcaggaaagggtggcccaagcattttggccgggattgtagctacCAAACACTTCTAGATAATAATAACTGTGAAACCTATCGACATGAAACAGCCGTATGCTTTCCGTCCTCATGACATTCAAACATCTTGATCCAAGGTCACCGGGGTCATCCCGTCCAGACCGAGTGACGATCCATCCGCTCTGATTATTTTCCTATGCTAGCAAAAAAACAGCCGTATGCTTTCCGTCCTAGCCTCATGACATTCAAACATCTTGATCCAAGGTCACCGGGGTCATCCCGTCCAGACCGAGTGACGATCCATCCGCTCTGATTATTTTCCTATCCTAGCAACAATTAATCAACTTAACGGAAGCTACGGAGGCGTACATGTCTCTACGGAACATTTCCTCAGCGATTGCGACCGTCTGTGACGTCACACAAATGCCATTACGTCATTCTTAATGAAGTTCGGTTGAGGATATCCTGTATGCTGTACTCGCAGTTGTTTCTAACTTTCGACACGACACAGTAAGAGTAATGACGATCGTCGTTTTAAAACTACTCTGGTTCTTAAAATCCCCGGACGTTACTCATTTAAAACGAGGACAAGAACGTTTTACCTAAATGACGAAACGGGGCCAGTCCAGCTAAATTGAACACGTCATGCGAACATCCTATGTGAATATGTCGGCCTAGATGATCGCAATCAGTGATATCACCAATAAACATTATGAAATGATGACATaagttgcagtttttttaaaattagaatatatTGGTAGACCTATATAATAAGACAGTGATCGATTGGGACAAAGGGTTCCTGACGGACTGTCTAACTGGAAGATTCAAGTTTATAGCGCACAGATCCCAGTAGCTAAATCAAGGCACTTTACAATGTTATTATCTCTGTTCATCTGGTATACTTTTAGACCATTCACTTTCTCTATACTCCCTTGTGAGCATCAGGGGTTATTAATCTAACACAATACTGTCTCAGCCCCGCTGAAGTTCCCATTTATACAACTGGGTttagagaagcaattatggttaagttcCTTGCTGAGGGACATGTCATGACTGATGGCAATCGAACCCGCACTACCGATGAAATGAGCAGGGAtcaaagctgcttaagcacaaaacagtAGTACGTAGATATaaagcatagagctatatataaaggcacaacaaaactatgctcaCAAGAATAAGGGCAACAGTTAAAATGCCATTTCAAAATATGtgccatctgtgactggtatcttgcgaTATTGTTTTTGCCAAGCATAAAAGCACCAGGCCTATCGAGTGCTACGCAGCTCTTTGGTGTTGGGTCAAGAGACCGCTCAGCCATTCAACTTAATTAGTTTGAGTCGATTTATACACTATGAACTTGAATACGTGCGTTCTACTAAGCCATTATCCTAGTATGTGGTATCTACAAATTTTGAATCAAAGAACAGTTATAAAAATTCCACGCGCCGTAAAAACGAGGAAACTTGCCCACGTGTATCTGATTATAGAGAAGGTCCTTGCTGGGTATCTGATCTATCAATCACCATTACTCCATAATTAACACATGGATCATACACTTGGACTACGTGCTGCATATCCACGTTATATGACATGAATCTGTCAATTTCTTCAAGGGATTCATTATAGGGTTTTAGGGGAAGCTGGGGCTCTTTGATGACGCCATAGTGCCGGATGAAATTAAGGCGCGCAATGGCAGATATTCGTGTTCAAACTAATACCGTCTATCCAGTAGGAATTGTGGCCGACCGGGGAAAAGGCGAGGGCAGGCAGCCATGGCTCTCCCCTCTTGTCCACAAAAAATGAGATCGATAAAAAGTAATTTTATGTCTTTTTTCCGCTTGCACCCACCTTCTCTGCAAATTGAAATGTTTGGCTGCGCCTAGGCACGTGTACTGCGGGTATTCAAACCGTCAGACGCATAGTGTCGAAAACAGTCACTAAGACTAGGTTTCAAAGTAGAAATTGTTTGCGAATGATTTGAAACAAACCCAATGTGTCCACTTTAGTATGAACCGACAcgttgcatggtgggagtagaAATTGAGCTAGGTTTATGGTAGAAAGAAACAACTCTTTTCAGTGTAATCTCTTTTCAGTAGagtcggttctgaaaagaaccggttgataagtgacaactcaacgttttgatcagtatgctctgatcgtcttcgtTCCATTCAACAGTACATTTCCTGACACAATGTGTGGACACATCCATTGTTGTTCATCAAAATACACAACAGggaattattaaataatatttgctttctttttctgattttttacAGGTGTGTGGATATCATCCGGAGTGCTAGCCTTCCCTCCAGTCGTCGGCTGGTCTCAATACGAGTACATTCCAGAGAGAGCAATCTGCACCTTAAAATGGTCTACAGAAATCTCCTATACAGTATTCGTCTTCGCTCTAGGAATCTTCTTCCCCTTCGTGGTAACCTTCGTAGCTTACTTCTCCATCTTCCGACTCGTCCGTAAGAAGTTTAAGAAGATGAGAGAGCACACGACCCGCGGGAAACAAGGTGGGTCTCACTCGCGTAACGTGAGTAACAGCAGCGTTGGACGGTCTGAACGGAGACGCGGTAGCCAGCAGGTCTCAGGGATGTACGGAGGGGGTGATAGTATCAGTGCGGTATCGGGGGTAGTTGCACCTGTAGTGCTGGATGGAGAACCAATCCCTAGTGGCCAGGATATTGGAGTTCAGATGTGTATTGATACAGACGGAGCTGTGCCGGCTGTAGAAACAACAGAAGCCTTGACGCAGAAACGTATGCGATCTTGGTCTCTTATCGAGCATGATATTAAAGAAGACTCTCGATATATCCAAGTTGCAAATAAAACTCACCAGGATCCAGAAACTCAGCAGAAGAGTTTGACCCTCACTGTGCCTCCATCGCCATACCACGTGGATTCCTCGCAAACGCCTTTTAAAAAACGCGAGTCCCTTCCGTCGCGATCCAAGAGTGCCCACTCAAGGATCTACCGTACCGCGTCCGCTCCGGATCACGGGGAAGCAGCTCTGATTAAACGGCAGCGAAGCAACACCAAAACCTCCCGAAGTGGGACGGAGAAATCAAGTAATGCCAAGTCGACCTACCTACCTCCTAAAGATGATCTACGTGTCACCCTCATGGTCTTCATGGTTCTTACATCTTTCGTTCTCTGCTGGTCGCCAGTGACAATCATCAACTTCTTAGA from Asterias rubens unplaced genomic scaffold, eAstRub1.3, whole genome shotgun sequence includes these protein-coding regions:
- the LOC117306487 gene encoding D(2) dopamine receptor A-like, whose product is MLLTPTWLTRNIKMEFTASYRTEVSATSSPEQSTGYYVWWAVHIVFMATILCLGLLGNTSLCWIILTDQKLRSVPNELVLNLAVCGLFTVILNGPLIILTLSGDTYQDWPYGEALCQFNGFTTSVYGLASVLTLALISVNRYQMIRRSTSQFASWFTRSMGRFLIAGVWISSGVLAFPPVVGWSQYEYIPERAICTLKWSTEISYTVFVFALGIFFPFVVTFVAYFSIFRLVRKKFKKMREHTTRGKQGGSHSRNVSNSSVGRSERRRGSQQVSGMYGGGDSISAVSGVVAPVVLDGEPIPSGQDIGVQMCIDTDGAVPAVETTEALTQKRMRSWSLIEHDIKEDSRYIQVANKTHQDPETQQKSLTLTVPPSPYHVDSSQTPFKKRESLPSRSKSAHSRIYRTASAPDHGEAALIKRQRSNTKTSRSGTEKSSNAKSTYLPPKDDLRVTLMVFMVLTSFVLCWSPVTIINFLESSREVDIDPALNVFSVYMIFASSAINPVIYGMMNRNFRSGFKRFFCGFWVICGACKRIPRQNRVSVINLNDETLH